GGCGTGCCCGTGGGCACCTGCCTCGAGGTGCGGCGCGGCAACCGCCTCGCCGGCTACGCCGAGATCGCCAAGTTCGAGGACAACTGGCCCTGCCTCACCTTCCTCCTCGGCTCGGGCCGCGCCGAGGACGACCTGCTGCCGGTCACGGCCCCCGTGCCCTACGTGCAGCTTCTCACCGACGAGCGCGACGCCCTCGAGGCCAAGGAGCTCAAGGCCCTCCTCGCCGACCGCCTCGTGGTGGCCGAACTGAGCGACCGAATCGCTCTCGACCCCCGCTGCACCGCGCGCATCGTGATCCTGCACGGCGGCATCTTCTTCATGGGCGGCGACCCCATCGCCCAGCCCTTCGCCCGCGAAGGCCACCTCGTGATCGTGGACACCCTGGCCTACTCGCACATCAAGGGCGAGGTGGCCGACGAAACGAAGTTCAAGGAGCCCACCACCCTGCGCACCGTGCGCGAGGAGGGCTTCACCATCGGCTTCCCCCCCGAGTCGCGCATCCCCTGGTACGGCAAGAAGGGCAAAGGCTACGTGGCCCGCTACATCGCCGGCATCCCCCAGGCCGACCAGGCCGAAAAACTGCTCGCCACCGACGCCTCGACCAAGAACTCCGCCCTGCTCGAAGTGGACCTCGGCGGCCGCCTGGCCGTGATGGACCTGATCACCCCCACCGGGCGCGCCGGCCGCGACCCCGGGGCGAAGAACAAGCTCATCTTCGCCGCCCGAGCCCTCGGCTCCGGCCCCCGCTACGCCCGCTACCTGCCCAGCAAGCCCGAATACGACGACGTGCTCAAGTGGTTCGACGACCTCGCCGAAAAGCACAAGGACAAGCTCGCCAAAGCCTTCGAGGGCGGCGCGGGCAAGAAGGAAGACTTCATCTACAGCTACACCCTGGGCGCCAAGGACGGGCCCCTCATCGTCCTGGCCGGCGCCCTGCGCGGCACACACTGGCTCGGCTCCGCCGCGCTCCTCCGCCTCGCCGAAGTCCTCCTCGACAACCCCGAGAACGACCCGAAGATCGACTGGCTCCTCGAGCGCACCCGCATCAGGATCCTCCCCATCCTCAACGTCCACGGCTACCGCCACAACCAGGACCCCAACGAGAACGGCGTGGACCTGGACCGCAACTTCGCCTATCAATGGGACGAGTATGCCGACAAGAAGGCCCGCGGCCGCGAGGCATTCTGCGAGGAGGGCTCGGTCGTCGTCCGCAACACCGTCGAGAAGGAGAAGGCCGCCGCGTTCCTCGAGATCAGCGTGGACGACTACGACGCCGGCTACCGCTTCGTGCGCGCCCGCGACGGCTCCGCCGCCCACCAGGCGCTCCTGCACGGCCTCGTGAGCGTGCTCAACGCCCGCCTGCGCTACCGCTTCGTTGTCGGCGACCAGATGCTCCAGCTTCGCGTCACGCGCGACGCCGAGCGCCCCTCCGCCGCCAACTGGGCCGGCTCCAAGGGCGTCCTGGCCGCCAGCCTGCGCATCTGCGGCGACGGCGAGGACAGCATCACCAACCAGGACGTCGCCGTCGAGGCCTGCCTCCTGTTCGCCCAGGCCGCCGCCCTCTCGCTCGAGAAGCCCGAGCCCCCGCCCGAACCGCCCAAGAAGGCCCCGAGGCCGCCCGCCGCCAAGAAGAGCAGCAAGTAGGGCGACCCTGGCCCCACCGCGCCGGAACGCTTCGGCGCACCACCTGGGAAGCCCCTGCCTCCGGGAGCCAACGGGAGTTGGCAAGAGCGCTTCGCCGAAGCGTGAGCTTCGCAACCAGCGGACCATCCCGCCCATACCTGCTCACCGCCCGAGCAGGCGCAGTATGGCCGGAGCCGCCTGAATCGCCCATTCTCGCCCCTCTACCCATACTTGCTCACTTCTTCTCCCACAGGGATGAGCAAGTATGGACGCATGCCCCTGGCCCCAGCGACCCCGCCGACGGCGCCCGAGTGGAATGGCGAAAAGACAAGGCAACGCCGCCTGAAGGCTGGACTCCGAACGAGTCCATAACCCGTTGGTAATCCAGCACTTAGGCGGTCTTCTCTTCTGGTGGGCGAGTGACTGGTTGCCTTAGCTTCACGCCATTCGTGACAGGCGCGCTTGTCCCTTGCCCGCTTGCTGGCGCGCTTGCTCATGGCCCCTCGCTTGCCCCTTGCTTGAGGCGATGCTCGCTTTCGCCTTGCGGTTGTCTCTCTGACCAATGGGGGGACGGGC
This genomic stretch from Planctomycetota bacterium harbors:
- a CDS encoding M14 family zinc carboxypeptidase, whose product is MRVRGAIWRTLLALAALAIGGAPGRGRAAEGAAPDGPGAETPKPKGKGPSRETLKLRTLKDGIPIVGLRVKAEAAAEHGVPVGTCLEVRRGNRLAGYAEIAKFEDNWPCLTFLLGSGRAEDDLLPVTAPVPYVQLLTDERDALEAKELKALLADRLVVAELSDRIALDPRCTARIVILHGGIFFMGGDPIAQPFAREGHLVIVDTLAYSHIKGEVADETKFKEPTTLRTVREEGFTIGFPPESRIPWYGKKGKGYVARYIAGIPQADQAEKLLATDASTKNSALLEVDLGGRLAVMDLITPTGRAGRDPGAKNKLIFAARALGSGPRYARYLPSKPEYDDVLKWFDDLAEKHKDKLAKAFEGGAGKKEDFIYSYTLGAKDGPLIVLAGALRGTHWLGSAALLRLAEVLLDNPENDPKIDWLLERTRIRILPILNVHGYRHNQDPNENGVDLDRNFAYQWDEYADKKARGREAFCEEGSVVVRNTVEKEKAAAFLEISVDDYDAGYRFVRARDGSAAHQALLHGLVSVLNARLRYRFVVGDQMLQLRVTRDAERPSAANWAGSKGVLAASLRICGDGEDSITNQDVAVEACLLFAQAAALSLEKPEPPPEPPKKAPRPPAAKKSSK